The sequence below is a genomic window from Flavobacterium sediminilitoris.
AATCCCTTTAAAATGAGCAACAGTTTGTGCAACATAAGGTAGAAAAGCAGGTTCATTTCTACGTTCGTGATACTTGGTAAGACTTGTTTTAGGAACATTTTTGGGTAACATAAAAGGAGCATCGGTCTCAATCATTATTTTGTCTAATGGAACATACTTTACTACTTCTTCTAAATGAGCAAATCGTTTGGTATCGTTAATAGCTCCTGTGAAACCTAAATAAAATCCGTTATCTAGATACGTTTTGGCTTCTTGTAAAGTTCCTGTAAAACAATGTACAATTGCTTTTGGCAATTGCGGTAAATAGTCTTTAGTTACAGCCATGAAACGTGTAAAAGCAGCTCTTTCATGTAAGAAAAGCGGTTTTTGTACTTCGACTGCTAATGCTAATTGCGTTCGATAACACTTTTCTTGTTGGTCTCGTGGTGAAAAATCCCTGTCAAAATCGAGTCCGCATTCTCCAACAGCAACTACGTGTGGTAATTGTACTAATTTTCGAAGCTCTGAAATACTTTGGTTATTAAAACTTTTAGCATCATGCGGATGAATGCCAGCGGTTGAAAATAGGGTAGAAGGGTATTCTTTTGCTATTGTAGCTGCTGTTTTACTACCCTGTACACTTGTTCCTGTCAGTATCATTTGCGATACGTCATTGTCTAAAGCATTTTGAATGATAGTGTCTGTATCATTCTGGAATTGCCTATTTGTTAGGTTGATTCCGATGTCTATGTAATTCTTCATATTTATTATTTTATATTTTATATCTGACAGGTTTTTAAAACCTGTCAGATATAGTTGCAACAAATATTAGTAGGAAGTACGCAATTATTTTACGTTGATACAATATTTAATAAATTATTCTAAATTAGTCCATTCTTTGTTTTGGAAATCCCAATATAATTGATTTTTAAAATTCATTTCCAATAAAAATTCAAATCCTTCTTGTAAAGAATTACCTAATTTAGAGAGCATTTCATCGTATAAATAAATAGTTAAATTGTTATCACATAAGATCATGGTATTTTCTTTTAACCAATCTCCAATTTTATATAATTCAACATCGCATAAGTTTTTAAAAATTATAGTTTGATTTTTTAATAATCTAGTAGAAAAATCATATTCGTTAAAATGATCACTTTCATAAGGTTTTAAAATTAAATCTCCATATTCAAATAAAAAATTTCTAATGGTTTCTGGAAAATGTTTCAAATCTTTTACTTTTAAATATCGATTACTTATATCTCTATTTTCATACCAACCTGCTTTTATAAAAGATGTTTTTAATTTTTCATTTAATATAATCTTTTCCATTTTATTTACTCATTTAAAAATTGTTCCAGAAAACCTATAAATTGCTTTCCATCGCTACTCCATCGCATGCCTTGTCCGTTTGCAATTCTAATTTCGTAAACTAAACCGTGTTTGTAATGAAAAAAAACATTCCACCAAGTTTGATTTTCTATAATATAATCAATTTGCTTCTTTATCGTAATTTCTTTTTCTTTCTGATTACCTTTTAAAGTTTCGAAAATGCTTTCTGGATAACGACCTACATGCTTTTCCCAAGCTTTTACTACTACTGTTGTTTCTTTGTTTAAAGGTAGAAAGCAACTCTCTAATAGTATATTTCGCAAAGGAGGAATAGCTGTTTCATCTTGCATACTTGCAGAAGTAATACGTTGCCCCATGAGTAATAACAATTCTTTAAAAGGAGTTTTTTCAAGTAGTTGACTAACAATTTTTGGTTCAACAAACTCATTTTCATTAGCAAACACCTTTTTAAATTGGTTCAAAGCTTTTGCAAAATCTTGTTGTATTTCTTCTTCAAAATAGGGCAATCTGGTTTCGCTTGATGTCGAGTTTAATTGAATAAACAATTGTTTGGCAAAAAAAGACATCATCTCATCTTGTAGAAGAGCTTGATGTTTTATCGCCCAATCTTCTGAAATAAAGGCCTTTGCTGCTACCAGTGTTTTATGTAAGTTTTCTTGGGTGATCATTATCTGGTTAAAAAATCGTTTTACTGTCTATTTTTGTTTCAATTAAATAGGATGTCAAATTAAACCAATTAATTGCTTTATCCAAAACAATTCCGTCAGAAGAAGCTACTATTTGATTGGAGTTTACAAGGGCTTGATCGGCATTATCTTCTAAGATTACTTGCCAATTTAAATTATGGTCTGACGCTTTAGCTTCTATTTTAGCTTTAATTCGTCCACTGTTTGAAACTTGTTTATCGAAAATCCAAACGAGTCGCTGTAATTTACTTTCATTGTAAAAATGTACTACTAAATCAATAGCCTTTTCGGTTTGACTGACGGTTTTATAATTCCCATGAACGCTCGATAAATCGCGATAACAAGTATCTTGTCCTTTGAAAATGTATCCATTAGACAAGGTACTTTCTAATAAAATTAGAATATTGAATCCATCGATTACTAGTGTTTTGTTTTCCAAGGTCTCAAATACTACTTCTTTTGCTTTACGAATTCTTAATTGTTCGTTAGAAGCACTCATGCCTTGTACAGCTTTTTGTTGGCGACTGGCTAATTTATAACGTGTTCCTACAGTAAACAAGGCATTTTTCTCAGAATAACCTCTGGTTAATAGATAATTCATATCGACTAGGGCTTCTTTTAGGCTTTCTTTGAATTTGGGTGTGCCAAAAAAGAAATCGTCTTTGGCTTCTTTTCCTCTATTGCTTTGTTTTGACATGATTGTTTACTATTCTATGGTTGCAATTGAAATACAATAAGGTATTTTATGAATGATAATTTTCTTTTTTTATTCCTCTTCACTATTCATAAATGGTTTTTCAAAAGTAGGACGAATTCTTTTCCAAATTTCGTGATCGTAACTTTTGTTATCGAGCATTAAAAACAAAACTGCTGGAAATTGACAAGTATAAAAATAAACTGCTGTCTCTTTACGTGTTTCTAATATTTTAAAATCGTTTTTGCATTGTTCTTCAATTACTTGAAACTCTTTATTTAAAGTTTTAATTACATTTTTTACCCAGTTAAAAAACTCGTCTGGAACGTGCTCTAGCATAGCATCTAAAGGTTGTTTTTCTTTTAGATGTTCCCAAATATCAATACTTGTTAGTTGAGTAATAATACGATGCAAACGAACGTATTCATCAAATTTCACTTTCAATCGGAAACCGTTTTCAAACTTAATAACAAAACCTTCTTTGTTGTCATTTTGCAAACTTTTTAAAAAGGCAATATCTTTGATTCCATCATATTTTTCAACAATTGGGAAACCAATGTCTTCTAAAGGCAATTCTACACCTGTTTGCGTATCAATGATACCTAATAAAACCAAAGCTTCTGTAGCACCATAATCTAAAACAATTCTATTTTCTGGATAAATAATTTCAAAAAGGTAGGTTTTGGATGTATCTAAACGTGACCAAATTTCTTTATAAGTCGAATGTAACATTTCCGTTGCTTTAATGGCTTGATCGCTTGTAAAGGAGCCTCTACTCGCTATATATGGTTTTTTTTCAATCCAATATAAAATACCTAATGAACCATCCATTTTGTCATACACTTCAAAAGAGGTCTTTGGAATTTCTACACCTTCTTGTTCGCCCAAATTAAAAAACTTAGGAAAAGGTCTCGCAACAATATTTTGATTACCATCCATAATAATGCCACGACAGGCTAAGGTTACTTCGTTCCAAAGTTTTTCAAACTGTGTTGTTTGAGTATAGTTATAGATGTACAAATCCTGCTCAGGATGTTTGTTGCTCTTGATATAACCTTCTAAAATCATTTGGTTTAATAACGTAGTATTCATTTCTTATTATTTTACGGTACAAAGATGAAATACATGTACGTAATTATTTTGCGTAATACTTCAACGGATTAAAATCACGTTGCTACAATATGGGTCGTCTCTACGAGACTTGTATGTTTTAAAGTTCTGCGGTGACTTTCATTTTTGGTACTTCCACTTCAATAACAGCAATGAATTGAGTAACAAATTGTTGAATTGTTTCCATCTTTGTATTGGGTAATCGTTTTAAAAAAGGTTCTAATTCTGGAAAATAGGCAACAATTTCTTGCTTACTATACACTTCTACACCGTCATATAAAGCAAGTGTTTGCCCCAATTGAAAAGCCATTGACTTTTTTAAATCTAAAGCATTACTTCCTTTACCAAAATCTTCAACTGTATTAAAATCAATTGTTTTCAAGGCTTCTATTTTAACATAAATATCTTGTTTTAGAGACTGTTTTACGATTGTTCTGTATTGTGTTTTAGAGATAAAGGATAACAACATTCGCAAACAACGAATCATTTTCAAGTGAATATCTCGTTTTACAACATTAGTAATTCGATTATCAAAATCTTGTTGGTGCAAATGAAAAGTTCTTAGAATAGCATTGTTCAATTCGTCCGCTGTTCCTTTGTAAACCTGAATAATTTGACCGTTTTCACAAACCGCAAGATTGGCATTGATTGTTTTGGTTGGATATTTTTCAACTAATTGAGCGCTTAATTTTTTACTTAAAGCTAATTTATTAGCAATGGTTTCTGGCATTTTCTCAATGAAGAAAACCACATCACAATCTAATGAATCGACAGAACCGAAAAAATGATAAGGAGAATTAGTATTTTTCATGAGATGCTTAATTTTCACACTCAAACTTGTCATGCTGGAAGCATCTCATTAGTTGCTCACATATTTGTTTGCGGAATTACTAATGAGACCCTTACAGGGTGACAAGATTGTGTCATAATACCTGTTAGGGTTTTGAAACCTGACAGGTGTAAAGTTTTTAAAAATTCCCGTAATATACTTGGAAACAAGGTAGTTTTAAATCATTTCTCCACATATCAACTACTTGGTTTCTATCGTCTAATACAAATTCGATGAAATATTTGTTACGAATTTCGGTATCGAATAATTCCGTTTTAATTACGCTATCTTTTCGGCTGTCTTTACTTTTTCGCATGAATAAATGATCGTATTCAATGTTGTATTTTTCCAAAAATCGTAACGTAGGTTCTTTGTATTTATCTTCTCTTCCTGAAAGTAAAATAATTGTATGTCCTATGTTTTTATAATTTTTTAAGATATTCGCAACGGGTTCATTCAACAAATCTTCATCACATTTACTAGCATCAAAAGGGTTTCTTCCGTTCATTAAGGCTAATGTTCCATCTAAATCACAAATTATAGCTTTTGGTAATGAAGTATCTTGCGCTCCGTATTCTAAATCTTTTCGTCTAATTTTTTTTATTGGTTCGAAATCGAAATTCGTTTTCAGGTTTTCCAATTGTTTGAACATGTTTTCAATAACTGGTTTTGGTACTACTCGAGTACGTTTTGCGTTACGATCTAACAGTTCGTCTAAAGGAACGTCAAACAATTTGAATTCAATGTTGGCTAAATCACTATATTCTTTAATGGCTGTCTTGATATAGTCTTTTTTGGTATGACAATTATCCAAAACTACATTCCAGCCGTTAGATAATAGCGTTTTCACTTGCTCATGAACCATTTTAGTAATCATTTTCTCTACAGTATCATCTGTTTTTTCCTGGAATTGTGAAAATCGGATTTCATCTCGACTTACTCGAAATGTTTTTGGCTCTGATTTTACAAGCCATTCGGCAAACGTACTTTTTCCAGATGCTGGACAACCTATTAGTAGTGTTAGTTTTGGTGTTTTTTTCATTTTATATTTTTTTTGAATACGAATTGTACTTCTTATTCATGTTATTCTTTTATTTTTAAATTTCCTCGATTTACGTCACTTCGAGTGCGAAGCGTATCGAGAAGTTTTGTATTCATTACACGAGTTCTCGATACATTTCTATTCCGTTACACTCCACAAAATACTCGAACTGAAGTTAAAAAAAGCTATAATCTTGGATCTAACGTTTTTTCAATTTCTTCGTTATTGATTCGTTTTAACAACAATAATTTCATTAAATAGTTCTCTGCATTCAAGGATTTATATGGAATTTCTAACATTTGTTGGTTAATTTCCCAACCATTGATAGACTGTTCTAATTTTCTTTTGATGTTCCTGCGTTCTAAATAATAGTCAAAATTAGCATTAAAATTGATTCCGTAAATCATCGTGAGATAATTGTTGTTTCTTACTTTAAAGCAAGGTGGCAATCCTTTTACATAACTTTTCGCTGGTTTTATCATAATACCTTCCTCGTTTTCAGTAGTTAACGTATTAAAAAAATCATATATTTTAGCTAAATTATCGGCTTCATTTTCGGGTGTAAAATTCAAATGTAAAAAGACATCGTCATTTACTAATGTATAGGTTAAATTACTATTCGGAAGCGTTTCTTTACCGTCATTATGTACTACTTTTAAAATATTGAAGGGTTTAAAATGTAAACTATCTTCTTTACCAAACGTATCAATTTGTTTTTTAAAAATGGCTAATGATTCCTTTTGTTTTGGAATATCGACTACTTTCAAATTAGCAATAGCATCGTATTGTCTTATAACGTGACTTGGATATTTTTCTTTTAACTCTTTATTTTTCAATACTTTATTGTCTTCAAGATACTTAATATAGCTTTCTGAAGCTTTAACTGTATTAATTTTACGATACAAATTACTATTTTCTAAATAATTGGTATGTGTTTCCAAAGCGTCATGATAGGCATTGTATTCTCTTTCGATTAATCCACCTCCTAAAATGCTCCATGGCAATAATTCTGAAGCGATAATTAGCGTATCAAAATCAGGATATTGAATTAGCATTTTTTGGTGTAGCTCTTTCAAACTATTTTTAGCTATTTCCAAATCGATATGTTCTATTTTATGACCGTTTCTAGAAATAAAATAGGTGTCTGCTAAATTCCGTTTTAGATAAATACTACAATACGAACCCATGTACTTTTTTTGTACTACAATTTCGGTTTGATTTTCACGCAAGAAGAATTTTACTGCTTGCCGAATGCTTTCTATTTCGCTACTCTCCATATATTTCGGAGCTGGTGAAATGGTTGGTGCAAAATCGTTTATTTGATTGTTACTGAACCATTCTATTCTTTTTTTTATTTTTATGTCGATCATTTTTTAGTGATTAGTGATGTTGTTATTATTTATATGCTACGTCACTTCGAGTGCGAAGCGTATCGAGAAGTTTTTTTCAGTTCACGAGTTCTCGATACATTTTTAATTCCACTTTGTTTCATTAAAAACACTCGAACTGACGTCCTAAATTTACTGTTTGTAAACAATCATGGCGCTTGTTGGATAAACTCCGTTAACGCAATCTCCAATGCCATGATATTCCGTTTTATTTGGAAATATCGAAGCGATTAAGTTGATGAATTCTTGTTTCGTTAATTCGAAATCGTGGTCGTCATGACGAA
It includes:
- a CDS encoding TatD family hydrolase, yielding MKNYIDIGINLTNRQFQNDTDTIIQNALDNDVSQMILTGTSVQGSKTAATIAKEYPSTLFSTAGIHPHDAKSFNNQSISELRKLVQLPHVVAVGECGLDFDRDFSPRDQQEKCYRTQLALAVEVQKPLFLHERAAFTRFMAVTKDYLPQLPKAIVHCFTGTLQEAKTYLDNGFYLGFTGAINDTKRFAHLEEVVKYVPLDKIMIETDAPFMLPKNVPKTSLTKYHERRNEPAFLPYVAQTVAHFKGISLEEVALATTKNAKDFFRI
- a CDS encoding SUKH-3 domain-containing protein, whose translation is MEKIILNEKLKTSFIKAGWYENRDISNRYLKVKDLKHFPETIRNFLFEYGDLILKPYESDHFNEYDFSTRLLKNQTIIFKNLCDVELYKIGDWLKENTMILCDNNLTIYLYDEMLSKLGNSLQEGFEFLLEMNFKNQLYWDFQNKEWTNLE
- a CDS encoding DUF434 domain-containing protein encodes the protein MSKQSNRGKEAKDDFFFGTPKFKESLKEALVDMNYLLTRGYSEKNALFTVGTRYKLASRQQKAVQGMSASNEQLRIRKAKEVVFETLENKTLVIDGFNILILLESTLSNGYIFKGQDTCYRDLSSVHGNYKTVSQTEKAIDLVVHFYNESKLQRLVWIFDKQVSNSGRIKAKIEAKASDHNLNWQVILEDNADQALVNSNQIVASSDGIVLDKAINWFNLTSYLIETKIDSKTIF
- a CDS encoding RNA ligase, which codes for MNTTLLNQMILEGYIKSNKHPEQDLYIYNYTQTTQFEKLWNEVTLACRGIIMDGNQNIVARPFPKFFNLGEQEGVEIPKTSFEVYDKMDGSLGILYWIEKKPYIASRGSFTSDQAIKATEMLHSTYKEIWSRLDTSKTYLFEIIYPENRIVLDYGATEALVLLGIIDTQTGVELPLEDIGFPIVEKYDGIKDIAFLKSLQNDNKEGFVIKFENGFRLKVKFDEYVRLHRIITQLTSIDIWEHLKEKQPLDAMLEHVPDEFFNWVKNVIKTLNKEFQVIEEQCKNDFKILETRKETAVYFYTCQFPAVLFLMLDNKSYDHEIWKRIRPTFEKPFMNSEEE
- a CDS encoding phosphatase domain-containing protein, translated to MQKKYKMKKTPKLTLLIGCPASGKSTFAEWLVKSEPKTFRVSRDEIRFSQFQEKTDDTVEKMITKMVHEQVKTLLSNGWNVVLDNCHTKKDYIKTAIKEYSDLANIEFKLFDVPLDELLDRNAKRTRVVPKPVIENMFKQLENLKTNFDFEPIKKIRRKDLEYGAQDTSLPKAIICDLDGTLALMNGRNPFDASKCDEDLLNEPVANILKNYKNIGHTIILLSGREDKYKEPTLRFLEKYNIEYDHLFMRKSKDSRKDSVIKTELFDTEIRNKYFIEFVLDDRNQVVDMWRNDLKLPCFQVYYGNF